Within Sphingobium sp. SCG-1, the genomic segment AGAGCGTGACGAGCGTATTCCCATTGGTGCGGGCCTCGTTCACCACCGCCGTGTTGGCGACCTGCTTAACCCCGGTCGTGAGGATGCGAGCGATCTCGCCCGCATTCGTCGGGAGATGGGTCCACAGGCTTATGCCGCGCAGTATCAGCAGAACCCCGTGGTGCCCGAAGGCAATATCGTCCGGATCGAATGGTTCGGCCGGGTCGATGCGCTTCCCGCTCGCGAGGAGTGCCAGACGGTCATCCAGAGTTGGGACACGGCCTTGTCGGACTCGCCCACCAGTGACTACAGCGTCTGTCTCACCATGGGCTGGCATCAGGGGCGCTGGTATCTGCTCGACGTCTTACGCGACCGGCTTGGCTATCCCGATCTGCGCCGCGCTGTCCTACGGCAGAACCGACTATGGCGTCCTGACCACGTCGTGATCGAGCAAGCCGGCAGTGGCATATCGCTCTGGCAGGACTTCCATTCCGAACGGCGCGCTAATGGCCGCAGCGCCTTCCTGCCGCGGATGATGCAGCCGTGGGCCTGCAAGGAAGCACGGATGATGGGGCAGACCGGGCAACTGGAAGCAGGTGTGTGCGTGTTGCCCAATGAAGCGCCCTGGCTTGACGCCTTCGTGAATGAACTGCGAGCATTCCCTGGCCGTCATGACGATCAGGCCGATGCACTCAGCCAGTTTCTCGAGTTCGCCATGACCAGCCGCGCCTGGCTCCATGAGGAGCGTGATCCCGTAACCGGACGCTTGCTCCGGATCAACCGACCCGATCGGATCAACCGGAAGTAATGATAGCGTGCACGGGAGACGAGGTTGTCTCCCGTGCACGTCTTGAGACCGCTTCGTGCCCGTTGCCGGAGGCTAGTGACGACGTGAGGCTTGAGTGACAACCACGTATAACCTCGTGCGCTCGGCAAATCTGTACACGCGTAATGAAACATCAGCATGCCCATTCGCGATGAACTGCGAAGCGCATCATTTTGACATACCTCTTATTATCGTACTTAGAGACTGTAAGCGGTGGATTTTATATCGAAGTGCAAATTTCCTAGACTTATGGGGTTTACCCCTTTTGCAGGAAGGTGTTCGAGTAATGGAATCCTATCGACATCTGCGGCTTGAAGATTGCCGCGCTGTCTTTCAGCTGGGAAGCTGGCCGGTCTGTAAGCGAGATCGAACTCATCTGCATCGCCATCCCTCTACGATCTACCGAGAGCATCCGCCGTAACCGCCATCATGACGTGCATCCGCCATTTCGTTGCTATTTCCCCACCATGGCCCACGGCAAGGCGGCTGCCCGCCGGGTGCGCGGTGCCAAAGTCGCCCGGGATCCGCGGCTGGCAGCCTATATTGTCGACCGGTTGGCAGCGGCGTGGTCGCCCGAGCAAATAGCGGGCTAGGTGCGGTGCCATCACCTTGCTGGCCTGTCGAAATCTCCCGAGACCATCCACTCGCAGCGCGATATTGGAAGAAGCTAATGGGTTGATCGACGGCCTGGCTTGAACCGGGCCGTCACTTTGGATCGCGACCTCTACCGTTCGGACGACGCGCACGGCCGATAAATCAATCCAGAACCAGCGTTCAATCGAAAGAGGCTAGTGCATGCCGGCACGGACCGAATGGGGTCAGGCCGCGTTGACGGCAGGTTCGCGAAACGAGGAGGGGTTACGGATCCTTCAGATCTCGACTGCGTCGATCTCGTCTTCCGTCAGGCCCGCCTCGCGCAGCAGCTCGCGTGTATGCCTTGCCGCCGACCGGACGAAGCCATTCGTCAGTGGACGATGCCACTATCTCCGCCACCCAGTCGATGAATACCCGCACCTGCGGCGCCAGGTGCTGTCGATTGGGGTACATGATCGAGAGCGGCCACAGGATCGTTCGCATGGCCCGCACGACCTCCACGAGCTTGCCGCTCGCGAGATGCTCGGCAACGACCAGCCCGGGCACCTGGATCAGGCCCAACCCGTTTAGCGCACAGGCGACGAACGCTTCGGTGTCATTGACCATAATCCCACTGCGCAGGTTGAATTGCGGAATGCCGGCGTCTTCAGGCATCGACCAGGCGATCGGACGATAGCCGCGACCCGAAAAGTAGTTCACCGCTTGGTGCTGTCGAAGATCCTCGACTGTCCCCGGCGTGCCGTGCGCCTCCAAATAGTCCGGCGATCCGCACACGACTATCGTCATCGTCGCCAGCTTGCGCGCGATCATGCTGGTGGGTGCAAGCTCGCCAATCCGCAGTACGCAGTCGACGCCATCTGCCAGCAGATCAACGGGCTGATCGCTGACGCCTAGGATGACATCAACCTCCGGGTAGAGCGCCCTGAACTCCGCGATACGATGGATGATGAGGGGCCGGGCAAGCGCGACCGGGATGTCGACGCGCAACCGGCCTCGCGGCGCGACGGAGCTGGCACCGAACAGGTTCCGGGTCTCGGATATGTCGGTCAGCAGGCGGGTTGCCCGATCATAAAGGCGCTCCCCCTCGGCAGTCAGGCTGGTCCGCCGCGTCGTGCGCTGAAGCAGACGCGCGCCGAGCGCCGCTTCCAATGCGTTGATCGCGTTGGTGACACTAGGCCGCGGCATTCGAAGCCCTTCCGCGGCACGGGAGAAGCTGCCGTTATCGGCGACGGCTACGAAAATGCTGAGTTGCTGGGGAAAATCCATTATGCAAATTTGTTGTCCATATTGCTAACAATCAAGTTCTAAATTGATGGCTTATACCTAGCAGGAGACGCGCCTATCTCATTCTCATCAAAGCGGCACGGCCGCTTTATGAAGGATGGCGAGCATGGTTGTCATGAAGGCGGACAGGCGAGAGAGGCTGGAGACCCAAGGATTTCAGGCCCATGCTGGCTACTCGCGCGTATTTCAACCAAGCAAGCTCACGTTCGGCTTCATCGCGCCGCTCGAGAGCTATCCTAACCAGCCCGCACCATCGATGCGCGATCATTTGGCGCTCGCCCGTACAGCTGATGAGGCTGGCTTCTCCGCGATCTGGCTGCGCGACGTGCCGTTTTACGATCCATCGTTTGGTGATCTCGGCCAGGTCTTCGATCCCATCGCATATGCCGGCTTTCTGGCTGCCGTGACGACGCGGATCGCCATCGGCACCGCCGGGATCGTCATGCCGCTGCGCGATCCACTCGCCATCGCTAAGCAGGCCACCACACTTAGCCACCTGACCGGCAACCGCTTTATCCTCGGCCTGTCCACCGGTGATCGTCCGGTCGAATATCCCGCCTTCGGCATGGACTTCGACAGCCGGGCCGATCGCTTCCGTGACGCCTATGCGATGATCCGGGCTGTTACCGAGCAAGACTTTCCACAGCATCGCTCTACGCACTTCGGCGCGCTCGATGGCTCGCTGGATATGATGCCGAAGCCAATCGGCGACCGCCTGCCGATCATCACGGTCGGCCGAGCTGGTCAGAGCGTCGAATGGCTTGCTAAGAATAGCGACGGCTGGATCTGGCATCAAAGCGATTTCAATCGGCTGGGTAATGTGGTTGCTCAGTGGCGGGCCGCGATACCGGGCGGGCAGTTCAAGCCCTACGGCTATGGCACCTTCTTTGATCTCGACCGCAATCTGGACGCGCCACTCCGCCAGACGCGCGGCCTGTCTATCGGTCGCAAGGCGCTGATCGAGCTGTGGAAGCGCCAGCGTGACCTTGGGGTGAGCCATGTCGCGCTCAACCTGAAGATGGCCCGGCGCCCAGCCTCTGAGATGATGGACGAACTCGGCGAACACGTCCTCCCCCTGTTCCATGCCGGCTGACCGGCACTCTCACGAAGGAAAGACTTATGACCCGTGTTGTACGTTTCCACGAATACGGCCCCGCAGATGTGCTGCGCATCGATGACATCGAGGTTCCCGCACCTGCCGCCGATGAGGTGCAGATCGCCGTTCGAGCGATCGGCCTGAACCGCGCGGAAGTGATGTTCCGCAACGGTGCCTACTTACAGGAGGCGAACTTTCCGTCGCACCTCGGCTACGAGGCCGCGGGGACCGTCAAGACGACCGGCAGCGATGTGTCCGGTTTTGCCGAAGGCGATGCCGTCAGCGTCATTCCGACGCTCGATATGTCGCGCTGGTTCACCTATGGCGAAGTCATCAACATTCCGGCGCGCTACGTCGTGAAGCATCCGGCCGCCCTTTCGTTCGAGAAGGCAGCCGCATCCTGGATGAAGTATGTCACGGCATGGGGCGCACTGATCGATCAGGCGAAGCTCACCGCCGACGATTTCCTCATCGTGTCGGCCGCGTCGAGCAGCGTTGGCATCGCCGCGATCCAGATGGGTCGGAGCGTCGGCGCGACCGTGATCGCGACCACCCGCACGAACGCCAAGGCGCAGGCGCTGATCGATGCCGGTGCGCATCATGTGATCGCCACCGCCGAAGATGACCTGGCGGCGCGCGTGAACGAGATCACCGGCGGCAAGGGTGCCCGCGTGGTGTTCGATCCGATCGGTGGGCCTGCGATCGCCCAGTTCGCAGAAGTCATGGCGGTGGGCGGCATTCTGCTTGAATATGGTGCCCTCAGCCCCGACGAGGGTCCGTTCCCGCAGTTCGCTGTGCTGGGCAAGAGCCTGACCCTCAAGGGTTATCTCTACACCGAGATCGTCAGCGATGACGCCGCGCTCGCGCGCGCCAAGGCCTTCATCACCGAGGGTCTGGAGAGCGGCAAGCTCGATCCGCTGGTGTCTCGGACGTTCCTGTTCGACGAAATCCAGGAAGCGACGCGCTTCCTCGAATCCAACGAGCAGATTGGTAAGATTGTCGTCACCCTGTGACGAACGCCGGACGTTGCGGAGCGCAGAATTGCTCCGCAGCCTCGGTGAGGAGCAAGATGTCCCGGTGAGATTCGACTCGCCTTTCTGACTTTCCTCATTTTATCAGTTTGCACGCCAGCGTCCATCCAGGCTGCCGATTGGAAAGGAACATTCTCGTGGTGCGCGCTATCCGCTTCCACAAACCGGCGGCAATGAGGTCCTCAAGATCGACGAGGTCCCGACACCATAGCTCAGGGCGGGCGAAGGCCTCATTCAGGTACGCCACTCGGTCTGAACCCGCGCCCACAGCACGGTTCGTATGGCATGGTTTATAAGCGAGCCGCCGTTCCGGGCGACCTTCGGCTACGAGCCTGCTGGAACGTTTGATGCAGTCAGTCGGGCTTGACGGGTTCGGTGAAGGCGATCGTGTTCCCCAATCACTGCCAGAAGAGATCACGGCGCGTCGACATCGGTTCCCAACCCATGAGGGCGGCAATCGCGAATCTATCGAAGCAAGTCCACGGCCCGATTTCAATCGACGCCAAAATCGACAGCTGAAGAGTCGCGCCATCAAAGGCAACATGACGCCGGCGGAAGCGGCGGTCCTGCTGCTCAAGGAGAACGGACTGGAAGCCATGCCTATCAAGCACAGAATTGGCATTGGCCGCTAAGACCAGGACGCCATTCGACGCCAGGATCACGGCTCTTTCCAGTAAATTCCAAGGTGTGCGAAAGCTGGACGCATCACCCGCGCGCGCGCATCGGTGCTGCGTTGCCGGCTCGCCAGCGTAGCCGCCAGCGCGCATAAGGTCGCAAGGCAGCAGGGTTTCGTCAGCGCTGCGGAACAGGCCAGCTATCGCCGCACCATCGCAAGCGTAAGTCGGGCCCTTTCGTGAACGGAAGGCTCGGGAATCTACATTCCGAGCCTTCTCTTTCCTGAAGGATGATGGTGAGGTAGGAAGCTGAGATCTCAATCGCTATGGCAATATAAATACGCTGTTGCATATTGAAGATGCTGGCGCGTCAGAAGGCGACGGCCAGACTCAATTGGCGCGTAAGCAATTCGGCGCAAATGCTTCGGGCCTGTGTTCCCTATGGCAACGGTCATTCACGCACTTGGAGGAAAATAGTTGGAGGATCTCGGCCCTACCTCGCACCGCTTTATGTCACAGCGGCTTGCGTTGAATTATCTCGACTGGGGCAATCATAATGCACCCTTACTTTTCCTGATTCACGGCGGGCAGGACCATGCCCGCAACTGGGACTGGGTAGCACAAGCGCTTCGCCAGGATTGGCATGTTATCTGCCCCGATCTGCGTGGCCATGGAGACAGTGCCTGGTCGCCTGATGGCAGTTACTCAATGCCCTTCTACGTTGCCGACTTGGCACAGCTTATTCAGCAAAGTAGCGATGGCCCCGTGTCGATCGCGGCCCACTCTCTTGGTGGCGCGATTGCCCTACGCTATGCTGGCATTCATCCTGAGCGAGTCAGGAAATTGGCGGTAATCGAGGGACTGGGTATCTCGCCCCTCGACCATAAGTCCGAAGAACCAATAGCGGATCGCTGGCGGACGTGGATTGACGAACGGCGCGCGCTTAGCGCCAGAACACCCAAGCGATATGCGAAGCTCGAACAGGCTTATGCCCGCATGCACGCCGCTAACCCTCATTTATCAGCTGCCCGGGCAAAGCATCTCACCATTCATGGTGTTAGCCGCAATGAAGATGGCACCTTCAGCTGGAAGTTCGACAACTACGTGCGCGCGAGACTGCCGATGAGCATAACAGACGACGAACTTCATGAGCTTTGGCACAACGTCGACTGCCCGGTATGGCTTGTCCACGGCGCAGACAGTTGGGCGCGTCATCCTGGCAAAGACGGCCGGGCCGACTTTTTCAAACAGGCGACCGTTACCAGCTATGATCGTGCGGGGCACTGGGTGCATCATGATCGCTTCGAAAGTTTTGTCGCAGACTTACAAGCCTTTCTATGATCAACGGTTCGGCGAGATTCAGGAACCGTCGGGAAGCGCTAAATCATTGCCGATGCGTCATCAAGTTCTTGGAGTTGCTTCACCCTCACTGCTGCGACCATCGAGCTGTTCCACAAGGGGGAGAGGATCGCCGCGCACATGCGCGGATCGGGCAATGGTCGCCGCACAATGATCCCGGAGCATATGCCCTCGTCTCATCGTCGATTCGTCGACTGGACCGTAGAGCGGATCGCGCGATGCAGCCGCCATCGGGCCGTGCACGGCATTGCTGTGCGAAAAGAACCACTCGAGCCGCGCCATCTGCTCGTCGTCAGTCACCAAGGCTTGCTCGAACCAGTCTCCTCGCCGAGCCTGAAAGGCATCGCAACTCTCACATCGAGGGGCCTTGGCCCCAAGACAATTGCAGCCGCTTCCTAGTTTAACAACTCAGCGCGACCATTACAAATGCAGTAACGCTGCGCCGCGCGGCTGAACGTCGCTTATCCCATTGCTACGCCGCAATTATGCGCGATGGTGGCGGTAGGGTGGTCAGTCCAACAGGGCTGCGGGTTATTGCGCAATATACCAGAAAGGAATTGGATAGGCGGGGGCAGTTACAGCGGGAAGCGACAATATTGAGTTCGGAACGGGCAAGTTCCGACTCGTATCCGCGTAATCCCCGGTTAGTCGTGGTACCCGTTTACAACCCTGATCGATGGCTGCAGCGCGCCGAATTGCCGAGCAAGGCGGGAATAAACCACGACGCCAGATACGAAGATTAAGCCGTTCAGCAAGCGCGTCACTTCATACTTAAATAGGGCGAGGATATGGGATCTGTGGATCATCCAGAGAAGTGTATCGACGAAAAAGGGCAAGCCGACAGGTCGCGTCGCGCGCCTTTTATTTGCTGGACGTCTGAGCAATGAGCGCTTTCCCGCTTGTGGGCAGCCGGTATGCTCGTATCGGTCTTTTGGCCATTTTTTGCGGACATGCCTCCCTTTCGCTGATCTACGACGCGCTGCCCCCAATCATGGTAGAAGTGGCGGCGCATTTCGGCGGAGGCGAACGCGGAATCATCGTGGCGCAACTGGCGAGTTCGCTGCCGTATTTCGGTGTTATGCTCGCCGGTCTGCTGACCCCCGTTCCCGTCCGGTGGTGGGGCTATCGCAAGATGCTGCTGGGTAACCTGATCCTGTATGGCCTGCTTGGCTCGGCGGGCGCGGTCATCGACGATGCTTGGATTTTGCTGGTCACAAGGTTCGGTCTTGGCTTTGCTGTTGGTAGCCTCATCACTTGCTGCATGGGCTATGTCGCTTTGAAATTCGACGATGTTCATCGTACGCGGCTCGCTGGCTGGATGCTGGCATGCGGCGCAGGGTGCGGCGTGATCTTCATCCTGATTTCCGGGTTCGTGGCGGCTTCGTTCGGCTGGCGCGCGCCATTCCTGCTCCACTTCCTGATCACCGGCTTCTTCCTGTTGCCAGTCTTGTGCATGGAGGAGATCGAGCCAGCAGGTGTCGTGGAGCGAGACCCTTTCAGGCTTGTCCAGTTGAGATCTGTCTTCGCCGTCTATGCGACGGCCTTCGTCCTACAGTTTCTAGTCGGCATCTTCTTCATACAGCTGGCACTTTTGATCGGTAGCCTGCCGTTCGGCTCCCCGCAGATCGTTGGCGTCATCTTCGCTGTTGTGGGGATTTCGTCTTCGCTCGCATCCTTCAGTTATGGGCGTTGGTTCGTCCACATCCGGCCGACGGTAGTCAACGCCACCGGCTTTCTTGTAACAGCGGCTGGGATCGGACTCGGTGCTGTTGCCTGGACCCTGCCCGTGTTCATCCTCAGCGGTATTCTGTACGGCTCGGGATCCGCGATCGCGCAGGCATCGCTCTTTACCTGGGCGATGGAGAAGACCCCGCCTGCGCTACTAACCAATTCGATGGGGCTGGTTTTTACCTCGCTGTATCTTGGGATTGCGATTGGCCCCACGCTAGCAGCGCCGCTTCCCGTGATGTTGGGCGTTCGCAACACTTTCCTGGTGATCGCAGTCGGAATTGTGATCGGGTTGTGTATTAGTTGGCTTTACCGGCGGCGTGCCCGGCCGCTGAATGCATGAGGACGCGACCGCATCTGACACGCATGGTGCCTCTGGTTATTTGCAGTGGCAAGCGCATGGGTCGCGACGCGATGTCATCAATCAGCGTCGCGCAGCCATGCCGACGGTCGATCCCGTCGAACAAAGCAGCGCAAACTATTCGAACAGTTGACAGGCGATACCGGCAACCTTGGCACCGTATGCGGGCGGCACCGTCCTTCGCCGCTGCGCGCAATCTCTAGCATTTCAAGAAGGCTTGAAGATCTCGTATGGGTTGACGCGAACCGTATATTTTAAGGATAGATATTATACATGCATTGAAGTGGTCAATTACGTTGTCGACTCAAAGTACAGCGTAGAAAATAGCTGCCACCTCTTTAGGATGTTACAAACAAGCGGCGGATTACAGTTGGCCGAGGCAATAAGTCGCGGCGTCTAACCGTCATGTGCTTGTTTTTCTAAGGTCAATCGGGGACGGGGCAACGCGCCATCGTAATCATGTCTAAAAGGCCGCCATCGAGTGAGCCGGATAAGCTGCGGGCGGGCATTCTGTCGGTCCCGCATATAAAAGAGAAGAGGACCATATGAAGGGAATTACCCGCAATATCCGTTTTGGCGTTGCAATGCTCGCCTCGGCGTTATCGATCATGCCCGCGAGCATCGCTTGCGCTCAACAAGCGAACAAGCCGACGCAGTCTGGCGGCACCCGAAACCTTTCGCAGACGGTCACGCCCGAGACGGTGGGCTTTGATTCCATGCGGCTTAAGCGTCTCGATGCATTCATGAGCGCGGCTGTCGAGCAGAACCGCGCTGCCGGGATTACGACGCTGCTGGCGCGCCACGGTAAAATCGTCAGCTACAAATCGCACGGTTACAAAAATATCGAAGCGCGAACGCCGATGACAAAGGATGCGATTTTCCGCCTCGCCTCCATGACGAAGCCAGTCGCGGCGGTGGCCATGCTGATCCTGTTCGAGGAGGGGCGCTGGCAGCTGGACGATCCCGTGTCCAAGTACATCCCGGAATTTAAGAATCTGAGGGTCGTCACCAAGCTGGATCCGAACGGAAAGCCGGTTCTGGAGGATGCAAAGCACGAGCCTACGATCCGAGAACTGATGACGCATACCGGCGGTTTCAGCTACGGCTATGGTCCGACCGTTGGCGACAAGCTGGCTAGCCAGTCGCGGGTATTCGAAGTGAACGGTTCGCAGGATTTTATCAATCGTGTCGCCGGTGTGCCTTTAGCATTTCAGCCCGGTACGTCATGGACATATTCGCCAGGCCCCGAAATCCAAGGTGTCATCATCGAGCGCATGACGGGCATGACGCTCGGTCAGTTTTTGGAAGCGCGGATATTCAAGCCGCTCAAGATGAACGACACCGGTTTCTTCGTGCCTAAGGACAAGGCGAGCCGCCTCGCCACCGTCTATCAGCTGAACTATGAGAAGAAGTCGCTGACTCCGGCCGCCGCTCGCTTCGGCGCTGGTGACCCCACCGTCCCGCCCCAGTTCGAATCGGGTGGCGGTGGGCTATATTCAACGGCGATGGACTATGCGCGGTTCGCCCAGATGCTCGCCAACAAGGGCGAACTGGACGGCGTGCGCATCCTGTCGCCAGCGGCAATTGAGCTGATGGGTACTAACCTGTTACCCGAAGGCGTGTACGTAAACTCGAATGGTCAACTCGGCATCGGCTTCTTCCGTCTAGACAAGAACACCGGCTTCGGCATGAATGTTGCCCTGTCGATGGACCCGCTCCGGTCAGGCCTGCTGGAAGGCAAGGGAACGATGGTGTGGGGTGGCGCTACCACGACATGGTGGTGGTACGATCCTACCAACGATGTCACTTTCATCATGATGACGCAGTTGTTTGGTGACATGAACGATGCTTCGCTCAAGGACTCTGCGCGTACCCTGACCTACCAGGCGCTTACCAACCCCGAACGTTAAAGTTGAACTGCGCCTCGTCGAAGAATGCCGACGAGGCGCTGATCGCTGTTCGCGTAAAGATCGAATATTCCAGCGGCGCGCCTGAAGCGGGTCCCCATGTGCCAGTCGCGAGCGGAACGCTGCATAAGCTGCTGTCGGGTTTTGTGCTGGCATCGCCTTGCACGCCGTCCGTGCTGTCTCTTCGCCTGTGAAAGGTGACGACCTGTCAGCACAAGTGTGATGACTTCACGTTTAGAGCGAGCTCTCCCCAATATTACATTAGCTATGATCTGCCACCGCGCGCTGATGGGGGTATCTTAACTGGCGAAATGGGGCCTAAAATCCATGCGTGGCTTCTGGCCAAGAATTTCGACGACTTGATTGCTGAGGAAATCGAATTCCCATTTGGCATAATCGACGAGGGGATCGGTTCTTTGAGAGAGCGACGAAAATCGCGAAATGAAATCCTACGATAATGTCGATCAAAATTTAAGTTTCAAGTAATTTTACTGAATCCACATATCATCATAGATAATAACAAATATTACAATGAACTATCGGTAATACTACTATAACAATAAGCCGTCTTTATTTGAACGGCTCCATTATTTAGGGAGGGAAGTCATGAAGGTGGTAGCGAAATTATTGCTGAATTCGGCATGTGCGATCGCACTGGCGCCGGCTGCATACGCGCAGGATGCGGCGCCGGAAGCATCGTTGGAAGACATTGTAGTCACCGGGTCGCGCTTGGTCACCAATGGTAACGCAGCGGCGACGCCGGTCACCGTTCTGCCGACTCAACAGCTGTTGGAGACGAAGCCGACCTCGATTTCAGACGCGTTGAACAGCCTGCCGGCGTTCGCGGCTTCGGATTCGTCGCGCAATTTAGGCACAGCAAGTTCCAACTCGACCGGCGCGTATCTCAATCTGCGTCAATTCGGGGTCGAGCGAAACCTCATTCTGCTGGACGGCAATCGCCTGCCTCCAACGGCGCAAAGCGGCGCGGTCGATATCAATCTGATCCCGCAGCCATTAATTCGCAGTGTGGAAATCGTCACCGGCGGCGCGTCCGCCGTTTACGGTTCGGACGCGGTATCGGGCGTGATCAACTTCATCCTGGACAAGAAGTACACCGGGCTAAAGGGCACGGTACAGGCGGGCGAGACCCGTTATGGCGACAATGGCAACTGGCGCGCCAGTCTTGCCGGAGGCGCCGATATTCTTGGCGGTCGTGGGCACATACTGGGCAGCTTCGAATATTTCGACTCGAACGGCGTCGATCGCGCAGGTTTCAACAAGCGGCCGGGACCAGACCTGTCGCCAAAGCGGGTCGGCGCTGGCACAGCGACGGACCCGTTTCGAATCATTTATAACGCACGTCAGATCGACATTGTGCCGGGGGGACGTATCTCCGTGCCTAACCCGATTAATCCGTTTGCCAGTGTCAATGTGCCAGGTCTGACGGACATTTTCTTCCCGACCAACGGGGTGCCTCGACCGTTCAATTATGGTGTCGTCAACAGCGGCACGGCGAGCGGTGGCGACGGCGGCGTGCTTGACGCTGCCGGGCTGGCCGCCCCGCTGGAGCGGATCAGCGGTTTTGGGCGCTTCGATTACGACCTGTCCGATAACGTGCGTTTCTATGCGCAGGGCTCATACAATCGCACGCACACCAACTACCCTTATTCGATCCTGTTTTTCTTCCCTGGCGCAAACGTGAAGAGTGGCAATCCGTTCATTCCCGCCTCGATTCAATCCATCATGACGGCGAACAATGTCCAGTCGATCACACTGAGCAGCCTATTCAC encodes:
- a CDS encoding alpha/beta fold hydrolase; this translates as MEDLGPTSHRFMSQRLALNYLDWGNHNAPLLFLIHGGQDHARNWDWVAQALRQDWHVICPDLRGHGDSAWSPDGSYSMPFYVADLAQLIQQSSDGPVSIAAHSLGGAIALRYAGIHPERVRKLAVIEGLGISPLDHKSEEPIADRWRTWIDERRALSARTPKRYAKLEQAYARMHAANPHLSAARAKHLTIHGVSRNEDGTFSWKFDNYVRARLPMSITDDELHELWHNVDCPVWLVHGADSWARHPGKDGRADFFKQATVTSYDRAGHWVHHDRFESFVADLQAFL
- a CDS encoding LysR family transcriptional regulator — its product is MDFPQQLSIFVAVADNGSFSRAAEGLRMPRPSVTNAINALEAALGARLLQRTTRRTSLTAEGERLYDRATRLLTDISETRNLFGASSVAPRGRLRVDIPVALARPLIIHRIAEFRALYPEVDVILGVSDQPVDLLADGVDCVLRIGELAPTSMIARKLATMTIVVCGSPDYLEAHGTPGTVEDLRQHQAVNYFSGRGYRPIAWSMPEDAGIPQFNLRSGIMVNDTEAFVACALNGLGLIQVPGLVVAEHLASGKLVEVVRAMRTILWPLSIMYPNRQHLAPQVRVFIDWVAEIVASSTDEWLRPVGGKAYTRAAARGGPDGRRDRRSRDLKDP
- the terL gene encoding phage terminase large subunit, yielding MTFERNLLAAARRTHLLAFLMKVFETLHPGEPPLDAVWYLQAMCNGLEAVGRGEKTRYMIAVPPRHLKSITTAVAFTAWMLGHKPAMKIMVATYSQDLARKHADGCRTVMDSEWYRRLFPATRIKDGGNRQLETITTAGGSRKAVSLGGSVTGHGADLIIVDDLMMADEAFSATARENVRRWFDNTLVSRLNSKRLGAIVSIQQRLHEDDLPAYLIEKGYETLILPATAERDERIPIGAGLVHHRRVGDLLNPGREDASDLARIRREMGPQAYAAQYQQNPVVPEGNIVRIEWFGRVDALPAREECQTVIQSWDTALSDSPTSDYSVCLTMGWHQGRWYLLDVLRDRLGYPDLRRAVLRQNRLWRPDHVVIEQAGSGISLWQDFHSERRANGRSAFLPRMMQPWACKEARMMGQTGQLEAGVCVLPNEAPWLDAFVNELRAFPGRHDDQADALSQFLEFAMTSRAWLHEERDPVTGRLLRINRPDRINRK
- a CDS encoding MFS transporter, coding for MSAFPLVGSRYARIGLLAIFCGHASLSLIYDALPPIMVEVAAHFGGGERGIIVAQLASSLPYFGVMLAGLLTPVPVRWWGYRKMLLGNLILYGLLGSAGAVIDDAWILLVTRFGLGFAVGSLITCCMGYVALKFDDVHRTRLAGWMLACGAGCGVIFILISGFVAASFGWRAPFLLHFLITGFFLLPVLCMEEIEPAGVVERDPFRLVQLRSVFAVYATAFVLQFLVGIFFIQLALLIGSLPFGSPQIVGVIFAVVGISSSLASFSYGRWFVHIRPTVVNATGFLVTAAGIGLGAVAWTLPVFILSGILYGSGSAIAQASLFTWAMEKTPPALLTNSMGLVFTSLYLGIAIGPTLAAPLPVMLGVRNTFLVIAVGIVIGLCISWLYRRRARPLNA
- a CDS encoding zinc-dependent alcohol dehydrogenase family protein, which translates into the protein MTRVVRFHEYGPADVLRIDDIEVPAPAADEVQIAVRAIGLNRAEVMFRNGAYLQEANFPSHLGYEAAGTVKTTGSDVSGFAEGDAVSVIPTLDMSRWFTYGEVINIPARYVVKHPAALSFEKAAASWMKYVTAWGALIDQAKLTADDFLIVSAASSSVGIAAIQMGRSVGATVIATTRTNAKAQALIDAGAHHVIATAEDDLAARVNEITGGKGARVVFDPIGGPAIAQFAEVMAVGGILLEYGALSPDEGPFPQFAVLGKSLTLKGYLYTEIVSDDAALARAKAFITEGLESGKLDPLVSRTFLFDEIQEATRFLESNEQIGKIVVTL
- a CDS encoding serine hydrolase domain-containing protein, with translation MKGITRNIRFGVAMLASALSIMPASIACAQQANKPTQSGGTRNLSQTVTPETVGFDSMRLKRLDAFMSAAVEQNRAAGITTLLARHGKIVSYKSHGYKNIEARTPMTKDAIFRLASMTKPVAAVAMLILFEEGRWQLDDPVSKYIPEFKNLRVVTKLDPNGKPVLEDAKHEPTIRELMTHTGGFSYGYGPTVGDKLASQSRVFEVNGSQDFINRVAGVPLAFQPGTSWTYSPGPEIQGVIIERMTGMTLGQFLEARIFKPLKMNDTGFFVPKDKASRLATVYQLNYEKKSLTPAAARFGAGDPTVPPQFESGGGGLYSTAMDYARFAQMLANKGELDGVRILSPAAIELMGTNLLPEGVYVNSNGQLGIGFFRLDKNTGFGMNVALSMDPLRSGLLEGKGTMVWGGATTTWWWYDPTNDVTFIMMTQLFGDMNDASLKDSARTLTYQALTNPER
- a CDS encoding LLM class oxidoreductase; translation: MVVMKADRRERLETQGFQAHAGYSRVFQPSKLTFGFIAPLESYPNQPAPSMRDHLALARTADEAGFSAIWLRDVPFYDPSFGDLGQVFDPIAYAGFLAAVTTRIAIGTAGIVMPLRDPLAIAKQATTLSHLTGNRFILGLSTGDRPVEYPAFGMDFDSRADRFRDAYAMIRAVTEQDFPQHRSTHFGALDGSLDMMPKPIGDRLPIITVGRAGQSVEWLAKNSDGWIWHQSDFNRLGNVVAQWRAAIPGGQFKPYGYGTFFDLDRNLDAPLRQTRGLSIGRKALIELWKRQRDLGVSHVALNLKMARRPASEMMDELGEHVLPLFHAG